Below is a window of Corallococcus silvisoli DNA.
CGGCTATCGCGACGCAGTGATTCTCCGGGAGACGCCTGACGGCTGGAGGGTCCTGCCGGTGCAGATGCTGGAGCGCCACTTCGGGACCTTCGAAGCGGCGGTCGAATCCATGCGCGATTGTCTGGAGCTCACCCGCACGGTGGACCTGCTGAAGGCGCGGGGCTTCCATGCGCGCCGGCACCGGGACTTCGGCGAAGACACCCTCCTCGTCAGTCTTCCCACCCAGCGGGCCCGTGATCCGCGAAACATCCAGGGGTGGCTCAAGACGCTGCGTCTTCGACGGGAGCAGGCGGATCGGTGGATTGTTTCAACCGACACACAGGAGCCACGCGAAGCCGAGGCCGTGGTCTTCTCCAGCCTCGACGCCGCGGCCACCTTCCTCCGCGAGCAGCTCACGCCGCCAGCCCCTTGAGGATCCGGGGCCGCTGAGCAATCCCAGAGGATTTTTTCACGCGTTGCCCATCCACCCGACGCACTGATAAGCCCCGCCCGAGATTGTTCACGTCGAGCTGGTCCCGGACGTTCGCGTTCGCGCCAGCCCTCGCGGCTCGGAGTTCGTTCGATGCGATCAAAGCGCGCGGTCCTTGGCAGGCTCTTGATGCTTTTCGCGGGCCTGGGCCTGCTGTCGTGTGGCGGCAATGAGCGCCCGGTCGCGGAGGGCGCCCGCACCGCGCACTCCCGGCTGGCCGCGGCACCGGCCTGGTACGCCACCACCCCCATGACCGTGGAGAGGGCCCAGCACGCCGCGGTCCTGCTTCCTGACGGAAAGCTCCTGGTCATCGCGGGCGTCAACACGACCGGGTTCGTGACCACGGCGGAGCTCCTGGATCCGGCCACCGGCACCTGGTCCTCCGCGGGCAGTCCCGGGATCACGGGCAACGTCACCGAGGCCGTGCTGCTTCCCAGCGGCAAGGTGCTGGCGATGACCGACGGCTCGCTGTCGGGCCGCATCTACGACCCCGCCACGGGCACCTGGTCCACCACTGGCGACATGGCGCGGACCCGCTTCCTCCCCACCCTCACGCTGCTGAACTCGGGGAAGGTCCTGGTCGCGGGCGGAGGCAACGGCGTCAACCGGCTCGCGACGGCCGAGCTGTACGATCCCACCACCAACACCTTCACGCCCACCGGCTCCATGAGCGTGGGCCGGGGTGCGCACATGGCCACGCTGCTGCGCGACGGGCGGGTGCTCGCGGTGAGCGGAATCAATGAGCTTGGCGAGGTGCCGGGCGCCGAGATCTATGACCCCGCGACCGGCACCTGGTCCAGCGCCGCGCCCCTGCTGGTCGGCCGGCACTACTCCACCAGCACCCTCCTCCCGGATGGCCGCGTCCTCGTCGCGGGCGGTTTCGCCTCGGGCGGCGCGACGGCGCAGTCGGAGCTCTATGACCCGGTGGCCAACACCTGGACGGCCACGGGCAGCCTCGCGTTCGCGCGCTCGAGCCACATGGCCACGCTGCTCCCCAATGGCAGGGTGCTCGTCACCGGTGGAGCCATCAGCGGGGCCGCTCCCGAGCGCGAGGCGGAGCTCTACGATCCCGCGACCGGAGTGTGGACCCCCGCGGGCACGATGCTCACCGGCCGTGAGAACCACACCGCGACGCTGCTGCCCTCCGGGAAGGTGTTCGTCGCGGGCGGATCCGCCCGGACGCCCGTGCTCGGCTTCTTCGCGACCACGGAGGTCTACGACCCCGCCGTCAGCGCGTGGTCCCCCGCCGGCGCCATGGGGACGCCCCGGACCGATCCCCTGATGGCCCTGCTGCCCTCGGGCCAGGTGCTCGTCGCGACGGGCCGCGGTCTCTTCGGGTCGTCGAGCGCCGCGGAGCTGTATGACCGCGCGAGCAACACCTGGACCGCCCTGCCCGCGCTCGACACTCCGCGCGAGCGCGCCACCGCGACCGTGCTTCGCTCGGGACAGGTGCTGATCGCGGGCGGCCGGCAGCTGAGCACCTCGACCGCCTCCGCGCAGCGCTTCGACCCCGCCACCCACACCTGGCTTTCCACCGCGCCGCTGCTGGCGCCGCGGCACCTCCACACCGCCACGGTCCTCCCCGACGGCCGGGTGCTCGTGGCCGGAGGTCAGCGCAACACGACCGCGCTGAACACCGCGGAGCTGTACACGCCCGACACCGACACGTGGAGCGTGGCGGCCCCGAGCGCCTTCACCCGCGCCGGGCATCGCGCCGTGCTGCTGTCCAACGGCAAGGTGTTCATCGTTGGCGGCCATGATGACGGCGGCGCGGCGCTGGCCACCACCGAGTTGTACGACCCCGTCTCCAACCTCTGGACGCCCGCGGCCGGCCTCGCCGTGGCCCGGGATGAGCTGACGCTGACGCTGCTGCCGTCGGGCCAGGTGCTCGCGGCGGGCGGCATCGCGGGCGGCATCGAGCTGACGTCCACGGAGCTCTACGACCCCGGCACCAACACCTGGGTGGCCGTGGGTCCGCTCGCGCAGCCGCGCTGGCTGCACAGCGCCGCGCTGACCTCCTCCGGCAAGGTGCTGGTCGCGGGCGGCCTGACCCTGGCGGGCGAGTATTCCGACACGGCGGAGGTCTACGACCCCCTCCTGCGCGCCTGGACCACCGTCGCCACCCCCACCACGCGTGGCGGGCTCTCCTCGCTCGCGCTGCCCTCGGGCGAGGTCCTCGTCGTGGGTGGCATGAGCGCGCCCGACGCGGAGCTGTTCGACGACACCGGCGCGCAGCCCGCGTGGAGGCCGACGGTGACCCGCCCGGCGACCCTCGTCGCCGCCTGCCCGACCGTGCTGGAAGGCCTGCTGTTCCGGGGCATCTCCGGCGCGAGCAGCGGCAACAGCACCGACTCTCCGACCGACTTCCCCCTGGTGCGCCTGAGCGCCGCCGAGGGCGGACGCCTCTGGACGCTCCCCAGCAGCGACACCTCCGCCACCCGCGCGACCGTGACCGTCCCCGCGGGCGTCCCGCTGGGCACCTACGGGCTCACCGTCCTCGCCAACGCCATCCCCGGCGGGCGCACGGTGCAGGTCGTCGCGAACCAGGCGCCCACCGCGCCGGACCAGACCGCCGCCACGCAGAAGGACACGGCCGTGGCCGTGACGCTGGGGGGCAGCGACCCGGATGCCGGTCAGGTGTTGACCTGGACCGTCGTGACGCCGCCCCAGCACGGCACGCTGAGCGGAACGCCCCCCGCCCTCACGTACACGCCCGCGCCGGGCTACACGGGCACCGACACCTTCGCGTTCCGGGTCAGGGACTGCCTCCAGGACAGCAACGTCGCCACCGTGACCCTCACCATCACGGAAGGCGCGCCCCCCACCCTCTCCTGCCCCGCGGATGTCACCGCCGAGGCGACGGGGCCGGACGGAGCGCTCGTGAGCTACGATCCCGCGGTGCCCAACCCGGCGGGCCTGCCGGTGAGCTACTCGCAGGACTCGGGGACGCGCTTCCCGCTCGGAGCGACGACCGTCACGGCCACGCTCCCGGCCAGCGGCGTGTCGTGCACGTTCCGAGTGACCGTGCGGGACACCACGCCGCCCGCCTTGACCTGTCCGGCGAACGTGACGGTGGCGCCGGGGGAGCCGGTGACGTTCACGCCCTCGGCCACGGACGCGGTGACGGCTTCGCCGTCCGTGACGTCCTCGCCCGCGTCGGGCAGCACCTTCTCGCCGGGCGCCACGCAAGTCACCGTCACCGCCACGGATGACGCCGGCAACTCCGCGCAGTGCACGTTCCAGGTCCGTGTCCAGGCGGAGGTGGTGGAGATCGCGGGCGGCGGTTGTGACAGCAGCGGCGGCAGCGCTTCCGCGCTGGCCATCCTCGTCGTGCTGGCGGCATGGAGCGGTTCGCGCCGCCGCCAGAACCCGGCGCGGGGGAACTGACCCATGCGCTCCCTCTTCTCTCGAATGGACCTCACCTTGCGTACCCAGGCACAGAGCTGGGCGCTGGCCGCGCTGTTGGCCACCGCCGTCGCCCCCGCCGCCTTCGGACAGAGTGTCGCCAGTCCCCTCGTCCCGCTGGACCTGGAGCGCCTGCGCTTCCAGCCCGCGGCGACGGACTCCATGCTGGTGGACACCGGCCGCGTGCTCCCCGAGGGCGGCTACCGCCTGCTCCTCATGGCCAACTACGAGCGCGGCATCCTCCTGCTCCAGGGCAGTGATGGGCTCAAGCGCTCCATCCTGCACTACCGCACGTCGGGGTGGCTCGCGGGGGCGTGGTCCCCGGTGGACCGCCTGGAGCTGTCCGCGCGACTGCCCGTCATCATCTCCCAGGGAGGTCATGGCGCGGAGCAGCTGGTCGGCGTGACGGCGCCGGACTCCTTCGGGTTGGGAACGCCCGAGCTGGGCGCGCGCTTCGAGCTGCTGCGGCGTGAGGAAGGCGCGCCGGTGTTCCTGGGCCTGGGCCTGGACATCGGGCTGCCCGGCGGCACCGCGGACGCGTTCGGCCGTCAGCAGGGCTGGGCCGGGTTCCAGGTCGCGCCTCGCGTGGCGGTGAGCCGCGAGGTGGGCCCCCTGGCGCTGGGGCTCAGCGCGGGCGTGCGGATCCGCTCGCGGGAAGTCGAGCCGGGCCGCGATGTCGGCACGGAGCTGGAGCAGGGCCTGGTGGTGGCGACGCGCGGCAAGGGTCTGCGGGGCGAGGTCGTGCTCCAGGCCGCGGAGTCGCTGGTGCAGTCCGACGTCGCGTTGGAGCTGTTGGGCGGCCTGCGGCTGCCGGTGGCCTACGGCTTCGAGGCCTTCGCGCTCGCGGGGCACGGCTTCACGGACATCCCAGGCACGCCGTCGTTCCGCCTGGCCGCGGGCATCGCGTACGCGAACGAGCCCAAGCCGGTGGACCGCTGCCAGGATGGACGCAGCCACACCCCGGCGCAGTGCCCGAACCTGGATGACGACGGGGACTCGGTGCCCAACGGGCAGGACCGCTGCCCGCTGGAGGCCGGCTCCGTGGACAACGGCGGCTGCCCGGACAAGGACACGGATGGGGACGGCGTGGTGGACCGGCTGGACCAGTGCGCGTCGCAGGCAGGGTCGGCCCGCTACAACGGCTGCCCGCCGCCGGACGCGGACCAGGACGGCGTTCCGGACGACGAGGACGCGTGCCCCCACGAGGCCGGCCCCGCGGCGGAGCGCGGCTGCCCCGTGAAGGAGCAGAAGCCGCCCGAGGAGCCCAAGCCCCAGCCGCCGCCCGAGGAGCAGCCCGCCCCGGTGGAGACGAAGTCGCCGCTGGAGCACATCGTGCAGTTCCCGGTGAACCAGTCGGAGTTCCAGGAGAACGAGCAGCGGCAGCTGGACGACATCGCGGCCTACCTGAAGGCGAATCCCCAGCTCGCGATCCGGATTGAAGGCCACACGGACAACAGCGGTCCGGAGGACGCGAACCGCACGCTGAGCCAGCAGCGCGCGGACCGGGTGCGCGCGTATCTCATGAAGAAGGGCATCGCGGGCTCGCGGATGGAGGCGAAGGGCTACGGCCCCGACCGTCCGCGCGTGTCCAACGAAACACCGGAAGGCCGCAGCGCGAACCGCCGCGTGGAGTTCGTCCCCGTGTCGGGGAGCTGACTCCAGGTCGCGCCAGAGTGACGCCGCTTCGTGGGCCTCCACGAAGCGGCGAGCGGTCGCATCCCGCACCCACCGGATGCGACCGCGCCGCGCGGACACATCCGGCCCTCACGGAACGCCGCTGTCCCCGCCCGGCGGCCGGTCCCCGCGGAGCCGTTCGCGGATGACTCAAGCCTCTTCGGCGTGCAGTTGCACCAGCCCAGGCAGCTCCGCCGCGCGCTCGCGCAGCCGGACCTTGGGGCGGATGGCCACCGGGACGCGGGACGCCGCGAGCAGATCCAGGTCGAACACGTTGTCCCCGAACGCGGCGCAGAGCGGCCGGTCCGTGCGCTGCCTCAAGCAGTTCACCTTTCCGGGGCCGTAGGGCACGGGCTCGAAGACGGACGTCTGCAACCGTCCCGCCTCCTCCTTCGGCGTGCACGCCAGGACGAACTCCGAGGAGATGCCCACCTCCTTCACCGCGGCCTCCACCACCGCGCGAGGCGACGCGCTGACCACGTAGCAATCCACCCCCTGCCCCCGCGCCCACTCCACCACGCGGCGGGCTTCCGGATGGATGCGCTGGGCCACGCCCCGGCGTGACACCACGTCGTGGGCGAAGCCGCGCACCTCCTCCGCGTGCCAGCCCGCGAAGATCCACGCCATCATCTCGTAGGTGGCCTTCTCCGGGAGCCGCCCGGCCTCGAACGCCGCGAACAGCGCGCGCGCCAGCGTCACCGCGTCCGGATGCCCCTCCACGCCGTGCCGAGCCCCCAACCGCTCCATCTCCAGGCGGGCCTCGGGCCGCACGCCGCCATGCTCCAGCAGGGCCAGGAACAGGTCATCGCCCACATCCCCGCTCCACAGCGTGCCGTCCCCGTCGAAGGCCAGCACGCCGTCAGGCGTCAGCGCGACCTCACGACGGATGCGCTCCAGCGTCTCCTCGACCCGCTCGATCCTCATGTCCCGCATCCTCGCTGGCCCGCCTGTTCGGTGTCACCCGCCCGAGGGCTTCCTTCCCTCGGGGTGTTCAGCATCGCGCCGGAGGGCGTGACTACGTTGCCCGTCATGGCACGGACGGAAAAAGAGAAGATGCTCGCGGGCCAGCTGTACGTCGCGGCGGATCCCCAGCTGGTGGCCGAGCGGGCCCGCGCGCGCAAGCTCCTGCGCGCCTACAACGCCTCCACCGAGGAGGACCTGCCGCGACGCGAGAGCCTGCTCGGCCAGTTGCTGGGAGCGGCGGGCGAAGGGACGTGGATCGAACCGCCCTTCTTCTGCGACTACGGCGAGCACATCCGCCTGGGCGCGCGCGTCTACATGAACTTCCAGTGCGTCATCCTCGACTGCAACACGGTGACGATGGGAGATGACGTGTCCCTCGGCCCCGGAGTGCAGCTCTACGCGGCCACGCATCCGCTGGATCCGGACGAACGCATCCAGGGCCCGGAGCTGGGCCGCCCCATCACCGTCGGCTCCAAGGTCTGGGTGGGCGGCGGCACCATCATCTGCCCGGGGGTCTCCATCGGGGAAGGGTCCACCATCGGCGCGGGCAGCGTGGTGACGAGGGACATCCCGCCGTATGTCTTCGCGGCCGGCAATCCCTGCCGGATCATCCGGAACCTGCGCTGAAACCACCGCCCGAGGCATCGGCCCCGTCCGCCCCCGGCCCCGCCACGGTGCGCGCCAGCGTGCGCGCCAGCGCATCCCGGGCCTCCGCCAGCGCCTCGTCGCTCCCGTCCCCCGTCCGCGCGGGCACGGTGGACTCCAGCTCACCGGGATGCAGGCGGAACCACTTCGCGATGAGCATCACCTCCTGCGCCTCCTGGGCGCGGAGTCCAATCGCCTCCGGCTCCGGCACCGAGAAGATGTCCCGCACCCGCGCCTCCAGGTCCGCGTGCGCCCGCGGCGTCCGGGGCGCAGGCACCTCCGCGCGGATGCGTCCCCGCCGCAGCACATACGCCCGGTCCGCTCCGCCGTGCCCCCGCACCGTGTAGACCAACGAGAGCCGCCGCAGCGTGCGCCCCAGCTCGACGATCCACGCCCGCACGTTCTCCAGCCGCTCGGCGCGGTCGCGCAGCTCCGCCGCGTACTCGAACTGGAGGCGACGCGCCGCCAGGGCCATCCGCTCGCGCAGGATGACCAGCGGACGGTCCGACTCTCCGTTGAGGAACGCCCGCGCCAGCGCGACGCGCTCCAGATACTCCACCTGCGAGCACCCTGCCGCGCACGGCGACAGACATCGCGCCGTCTGCCCGCGCAGGCACCTCGGGTCGTCCTT
It encodes the following:
- a CDS encoding Kelch repeat-containing protein translates to MRSKRAVLGRLLMLFAGLGLLSCGGNERPVAEGARTAHSRLAAAPAWYATTPMTVERAQHAAVLLPDGKLLVIAGVNTTGFVTTAELLDPATGTWSSAGSPGITGNVTEAVLLPSGKVLAMTDGSLSGRIYDPATGTWSTTGDMARTRFLPTLTLLNSGKVLVAGGGNGVNRLATAELYDPTTNTFTPTGSMSVGRGAHMATLLRDGRVLAVSGINELGEVPGAEIYDPATGTWSSAAPLLVGRHYSTSTLLPDGRVLVAGGFASGGATAQSELYDPVANTWTATGSLAFARSSHMATLLPNGRVLVTGGAISGAAPEREAELYDPATGVWTPAGTMLTGRENHTATLLPSGKVFVAGGSARTPVLGFFATTEVYDPAVSAWSPAGAMGTPRTDPLMALLPSGQVLVATGRGLFGSSSAAELYDRASNTWTALPALDTPRERATATVLRSGQVLIAGGRQLSTSTASAQRFDPATHTWLSTAPLLAPRHLHTATVLPDGRVLVAGGQRNTTALNTAELYTPDTDTWSVAAPSAFTRAGHRAVLLSNGKVFIVGGHDDGGAALATTELYDPVSNLWTPAAGLAVARDELTLTLLPSGQVLAAGGIAGGIELTSTELYDPGTNTWVAVGPLAQPRWLHSAALTSSGKVLVAGGLTLAGEYSDTAEVYDPLLRAWTTVATPTTRGGLSSLALPSGEVLVVGGMSAPDAELFDDTGAQPAWRPTVTRPATLVAACPTVLEGLLFRGISGASSGNSTDSPTDFPLVRLSAAEGGRLWTLPSSDTSATRATVTVPAGVPLGTYGLTVLANAIPGGRTVQVVANQAPTAPDQTAATQKDTAVAVTLGGSDPDAGQVLTWTVVTPPQHGTLSGTPPALTYTPAPGYTGTDTFAFRVRDCLQDSNVATVTLTITEGAPPTLSCPADVTAEATGPDGALVSYDPAVPNPAGLPVSYSQDSGTRFPLGATTVTATLPASGVSCTFRVTVRDTTPPALTCPANVTVAPGEPVTFTPSATDAVTASPSVTSSPASGSTFSPGATQVTVTATDDAGNSAQCTFQVRVQAEVVEIAGGGCDSSGGSASALAILVVLAAWSGSRRRQNPARGN
- a CDS encoding OmpA family protein translates to MRSLFSRMDLTLRTQAQSWALAALLATAVAPAAFGQSVASPLVPLDLERLRFQPAATDSMLVDTGRVLPEGGYRLLLMANYERGILLLQGSDGLKRSILHYRTSGWLAGAWSPVDRLELSARLPVIISQGGHGAEQLVGVTAPDSFGLGTPELGARFELLRREEGAPVFLGLGLDIGLPGGTADAFGRQQGWAGFQVAPRVAVSREVGPLALGLSAGVRIRSREVEPGRDVGTELEQGLVVATRGKGLRGEVVLQAAESLVQSDVALELLGGLRLPVAYGFEAFALAGHGFTDIPGTPSFRLAAGIAYANEPKPVDRCQDGRSHTPAQCPNLDDDGDSVPNGQDRCPLEAGSVDNGGCPDKDTDGDGVVDRLDQCASQAGSARYNGCPPPDADQDGVPDDEDACPHEAGPAAERGCPVKEQKPPEEPKPQPPPEEQPAPVETKSPLEHIVQFPVNQSEFQENEQRQLDDIAAYLKANPQLAIRIEGHTDNSGPEDANRTLSQQRADRVRAYLMKKGIAGSRMEAKGYGPDRPRVSNETPEGRSANRRVEFVPVSGS
- a CDS encoding HAD family hydrolase, giving the protein MRIERVEETLERIRREVALTPDGVLAFDGDGTLWSGDVGDDLFLALLEHGGVRPEARLEMERLGARHGVEGHPDAVTLARALFAAFEAGRLPEKATYEMMAWIFAGWHAEEVRGFAHDVVSRRGVAQRIHPEARRVVEWARGQGVDCYVVSASPRAVVEAAVKEVGISSEFVLACTPKEEAGRLQTSVFEPVPYGPGKVNCLRQRTDRPLCAAFGDNVFDLDLLAASRVPVAIRPKVRLRERAAELPGLVQLHAEEA
- a CDS encoding sugar O-acetyltransferase, whose translation is MARTEKEKMLAGQLYVAADPQLVAERARARKLLRAYNASTEEDLPRRESLLGQLLGAAGEGTWIEPPFFCDYGEHIRLGARVYMNFQCVILDCNTVTMGDDVSLGPGVQLYAATHPLDPDERIQGPELGRPITVGSKVWVGGGTIICPGVSIGEGSTIGAGSVVTRDIPPYVFAAGNPCRIIRNLR
- a CDS encoding excinuclease ABC subunit UvrC: MDSRVATLLSHVRANAENRPGVYRMLGPAGELLYVGKSVRVRTRLLSYFRAEEGEKAAEIIAQAHRLEWEYTASEFAALLREFRLIKSHRPLYNVEHKRDRAHCFLQLTREEVPRLRVVGQPGGGSAEYFGPFHGRHTMEDVVRAVNDLLELRDCPARTPMRLADQLPLFALKDDPRCLRGQTARCLSPCAAGCSQVEYLERVALARAFLNGESDRPLVILRERMALAARRLQFEYAAELRDRAERLENVRAWIVELGRTLRRLSLVYTVRGHGGADRAYVLRRGRIRAEVPAPRTPRAHADLEARVRDIFSVPEPEAIGLRAQEAQEVMLIAKWFRLHPGELESTVPARTGDGSDEALAEARDALARTLARTVAGPGADGADASGGGFSAGSG